A segment of the Rhizobium sp. ZPR4 genome:
CGGTTCTGCCCTGGCGACGGATAAGTGTTTCTAGCACGAGAAGCTCGCGTCGCGGCAGATCGAGCACCCTGCCATCGATCCGCGCTTCTCTGTCATCGAGATTGAATTCCAGCTTGCCGAGCTTGGCGATCATCGGGGCGACGGTTGCCGGCCGGCGCATCAGCGCACGGATGCGCGCCAGAAGTTCCTCGAGTGCGAATGGCTTGGCCAGATAATCGTCGGCGCCGAAATCCAGCCCCTTGACGCGATCGGCGACGGAGCCGCGGGCGGTGAGCACGATGACAGGCGTCGTCGCGCCGATCGCGCGCAAATCCCAGATAAGCTCCAATCCGTCGCCATCGGGCAGCTGCCGGTCGAGCACGATCATATCATGCACCTGCTCGGCGATGGCGCCTCTTGCAAAATCAAGGTTCGGAGCGTGATCCACGATGATGTCGTATTGATGCAGGGCGGCCGCAAGCGCCTCGGCCATCTGCGGCTCATCCTCTACAAGCAAGAGGCGCATTCTCACCCTCCATGAAACGAAATAGTGTTGTCCAAGACATAGCGACGAACATTACGGCATCATTGCGCGCAACCAGGCGTGCGCCTCATCGACGGCTCTTATCCCGCTTTCGGTCAGTCGGTCTGGATGCATTCGAGCCAGGCGGCGCTGACGGCGGCCGCCAGCGACAGCAGGAAGATCAGCAGGATGCAGGTCGTGCGGAACG
Coding sequences within it:
- a CDS encoding response regulator transcription factor produces the protein MRLLLVEDEPQMAEALAAALHQYDIIVDHAPNLDFARGAIAEQVHDMIVLDRQLPDGDGLELIWDLRAIGATTPVIVLTARGSVADRVKGLDFGADDYLAKPFALEELLARIRALMRRPATVAPMIAKLGKLEFNLDDREARIDGRVLDLPRRELLVLETLIRRQGRTVLRAALEEAVYAFDDEIQSNALDSHVSRLRKKLADAQADIEIHGIRGVGYLLRPLT